Genomic window (Anaerolineales bacterium):
ACGCAAGGAAAATCAAATCCCCGATGCTCTTTTTGCGCCATAGCGCCTTGGCGCCTTTGCATTCCTGGTTTATCAAGTGGAGAAGATGGAAACGCAAAGACGCAAAGACGCAAGGAAAATCAAATCCCCGATGCTCTTTTTTGCGCCATAGCGCCTTGGCGCCTTTGCGTTCCTGGTTGATCAAGCGGAGAAGATAAAAACGCAAAGACGCAAGGAAGAGACAAATCCGTAAAATTTTTTTGCGTCCCAGCGCCTTGGCGCCTTTGTGTCCCTTTTCCTTCCCAGGGCTTATACGGTAAAATGCACATTATTCCATCATAGGGGGAATCATGAACGAGAATGAGATCAGCCAAATCGTTGTAAAATCCGCGATCGAAGTCCACCGCACGCTCGGCGGGCCGGGTTTATTGGAATTCGTTTATGAACAGGCCTTGGAATGGGAATTGAAGAATGCCGGCTTGGCAGTGGAACGCCAGCTTGAGCTTCCCGTGCGCTACAAGGGAGTAGTGTTGGCGGTGCCGTTGCGCCTGGATTTAGTCGTCGGAAAAATCGTCATCGTGGAATGCAAGGCCACGACGGAGAATCACCCGGTCTTTGAATCACAATTGCTGACTTACCTCCGTATTTCCGGGTTGCACCTGGGTTTGTTGGTGAATTTCGGCTTTCCCGTGGTGGCGCGCGGAATATCGAGGGTGGTGAACAAGCTGGAAGAGACCGAGACGCCGCGGTACGAGCTTACGACGCCGAGGCAATCGGGAGTGTGAAGAAGAAAGCAGTGCCTTTCCCTTCCTCGCTCTCGGCCCAGATCCGCCCGCCGTGCCGCTCAATAATGTGCCGGGCGATGGAAAGCCCCAAACCGGTTCCTCCGCCGGAGCGGGAACGGTCCGCTTTGTAGAAGCGTTCGAATATCCTCGGGAGATCTTCCTCGGCGACGCCGACGCCGGTATCCCGGATTGAAAAGGTGCCTTCCTGCTCATCGGTTTGGGTGGACACGACGATGCTCCCACCGGCGGGGGTGAATTTTATGGCGTTGTGCAGGAGATTCATCATCACCTGCTCGATTTTCTCCGAATCCGCCAGGACGGGGGGCAGGTTCTCCGGCGTTCGGTTCTCGAGGGTGAGACCGTTCCGTTCGGCCAGCGTCTGCAAGCGCCGCACCGCACTGTTCCACAGGGCGGCGGGATCGACGGCCTTTGCCGTCAGGGGCAGTTCGCCGGATTCGATCTTGGAAAGCTCCAGCAGTTCGCGCAGAGTCTGATGCATCGTGTCAATTTCCGACAGCATCAAGCCCAGGAACCGGCCGGAGGCGGCGGGATCCTCGACGGCGCCGCTTTGCATGGTCTCGGCCAGGGATTGGAGGGAGGCCAACGGGGTCCGGAGTTCGTGGGAGATATTGGCGATGAAATCGCGCCGGACCGTTTCCAGGCGCCGCAACTTGGTCAGATCCTGGAACAACAGCAGGATCGATCCGCTCAGGGATTCGCCCAGCGGCGTGGCCACCGCTTGCAAGAGCAGGCCCTCCGGAGCCAGTTCGACGGTCGCCGCCTGCGGTTTTCCGCTGTCGCGGCAATTCCGCCAGAGGTCAACCAGCTGGTAATAGCGGAAGGCTTCCACAATGGTGGCTCCCAGGGCTTTCTCCTCCGCGATGCCGAACATCTGCCGCGCGGCCGGATTGATCAGCGTGATCTTCCCCTGCGGATCCAGAATCGCCATACCGTCCGTCATTTGGGAGAGCACCGCCGCCAATTTCCCGCGCTCGGTCCGCAGGGATTCGAATTGTAGGCGCAGGTGGCGGGTCATGATGTTGAACGCCTCCGTCAGCCGGCCGATCTCGTCCCGGCCGATCGGGAGGAGTGTGGTTTGCAACTGCCCGTCCGCCACCTGGTTGGCGGCTTCGGTGAGTTCCTCCAGGGGGCGGGTCGTGCGCTGGGCCGCAAAGACGGACAAGATCAGGGAGGCGAATACGGCGATCCCCATGGCGGCCAGCAGCGTCGTCTCCAGGTTGCGGACGTAGGCGTTCACTTCCGCCAGCGGCACCGCCAGGCGGACGTATCCCGCTGGGGAATCAGCCTTAGTCATCGGAACGGCGACGTAGAGCGTTTCAATGCCGGTGGTGGCGCTGTGCCGGACGCTCGAGCCGTGCCCTTGTGCCAGGGCTTGCTGCACCTCCGGCCGGGTGAGGTGGTTTTCCATCGCCGCGAAATCCGCCTCCGAATCCCCCAAGACCGTCCCGTCGGAATCGATGATCGTCATCCGCAGACCAAGGCTGCCTCCCGCGCTGCGTGCCAGGGCGTCCAACTCCGAAACCGACGCGCCGCCCTGACGCAAGGCCAAGACGCTCGCGGCAAGCAGGCGGCATTCCGCCTCCAGGCGGTTGGTGAGCGTTTCTAGGTAGGCTTGGCGCACGAACCCGGTGAGGAACAGCAACAATCCCAACAGAATCGATAGGAACATTCCGAGTTGGGGAAGGGCGATCTTCCAGCGGATGGCCTGCAGGTTCGGCAGTCTCATTACCCCTCGAAACGGTAACCGGCGCTGCGCACGGTCACCAGGCGCACGGGGTGCGCCGGGTCGTTTTCGATTTTTTCCCGGAGCCAGCGGACGTGGACGTCGACCGTCCGGCTGTCGCCGGTGTATTCCCAGCTCCATACCCGCTGCAGGATCTGTTCGCGGGAAAGGGCTTGGCCGCGGTGGCGGGCGAAATACACGAGCAGTTCGTATTCCTTCGGCTTGAGAGGCAGAGGAACGCCGCCGCGCAGCACTTCGCTGCGGGCGATGTTGATCGACAGGTCGCCGCACAGGATGGGTCCCTCCGGCGGAAGCTCCTTCGATGCGGGAGGGGCTTTTTCCTCCCGGACGAGTCGCACCCTTCTCAGCTGAGCTTTGATCCGTGCGATCAGTTCGCGCATGTGGAAGGGTTTGGTGATGTAATCGTCCGCGCCCATTTCCAGGCCCACCACCCGGTCGATCTCATTTTCGCGCGCCGTCAGCATGAGGATCGGCACGTTAGTCTCGGCCCGCAGTTTGCGGCAGACTTCGAAGCCGTCGATCCCGGGCAGCATGATGTCCAGCAGGACGATGTCGGGGACCTGGTCCCGCGCAGCGGCCAGGGCCAGGTTCCCGTCCTCCGCCGTGCGCACGTCGAAACCTTCCCGCTCCAGGGTGTAGGCCAGCGTTTCGCGTAAAGCCGTTTCGTCTTCGACGATCAGGATTTTTTCTGGCATGGTATTCCCTTCGGAAGTATAATAACCCTATGACAAAGGCACAAGTCTGGGTTTTAATCGCCGGGGTATTGATTATCCTGGCGGCGGGAGTCGGGATGGCGGCGTACGCGATCGCCAAGCCGGTCAATGATATTACCGGCCTTCCGGACAAACTCGCCGAAAAAATCGAGGAGATCGCCCATCCGACCCCGACGATCTATCCGGATCCCGTCACCGTGGTGCGCGAAATCCGTTCGCTTTCGCGCCTGGAGACGGTCCAGTACACCGTTGAAAAAGTGATTACCGCCGAAACAAACCAGGGGCCGTTCGGGTTCCTCTTCGGAGATAAGCTGCTGCTGGTGGCGCATGGCACGGTGGTGGCCGGAATCGACCTGGGTCGGCTGGAAACGGGCGACGTGCGGATCGACGCCGGGGGCGCGGTCTACATGGTGGTCCCGGCCGCCGAGGTTTTCGTCGCCACGCTGGACGAAGACAAGACCTACGTCTACCACCGCGAAACCGGCTTGCTGGCCTCGGGCGTAAAGGACCTCGAGACCGCGGCGCGCCAAGCCGCCCAGGAGGAGATCCTCAAGGCGGCGCTGGAAGATGGGATCCTCGGGACGGCGATGATCAACGGCCAATCCTTCCTGCAGCGCTTTGTGCTTTCGCTCGGCTTCCGCAGCATCGTCTTCATCGAGGCTACGCCGGTGCCGGCCGGTTCCACGTCGCCGCCGATTCCCACGGTTACCGCCACGCCCTGAAAACGCGCCACCCCATCTTACCTCCCCTATCCCCTCCTCCCTTCCCGTACTACGGGAAGGGAGGAGGGGAATGTCCCGAGGAAGCGAGGGACAAGGGGAGGTAGGATGGGATGCGGAGGAATCCCGTGAAAAACTCCCGCATTGCATCCCTGAGCATCGTCCTGATCCTCGCCGCGCTGGCCTGCAACTTCCCGCCGGGCGGCGCCACTCCCGGCGGCTCTGTGCAGAAGACCGTCCCGGTTGCTCTCCCCACCGCGCAGCCCGGGACGGCCGCCCCGCCGGCTCCCACCGTCCAGCCGCTGACGGCCGAGATGCTCCGCAACGGAACCTACGTGCTGCCGGAATCCGGCGAGACGGTGACGCTGGTCGACGGCAGATACGACCGGGCGGAATCGATGGAAAACATCCTCCACGTGTCTTTGATGGATCCGATCGCCTTCGGCGACCTGAACGGCGACGGTGCCGAAGACGCGGCGATCGTGCTTTCCGAGAACATGGGCGGGACCGGCTTCTTCATGAACGTGGTGGCGGTCCTCAACCAAGGCGGCGCGCCGGTACAATCCGGCTCGCGCTTCCTCGACGACCGGGCTCAGCTGAACGGGATGGTGATCATCGGCGGGCGGATCGTCGTCGACGCCGTGATCCATGCCGCGCAGGATCCGATGTGCTGTCCGGATTTTCCGGTGGTGGAGACTCTGCGTTTGGAAGGGGACGAGCTGATCCTGCGGCGGTTCGTCTCGCGCACGCCGGGCGGGGCGGAGCGGGCGATCTCGATCACCGGCCCGGCCGAGGGCGCGCAGGTCTCCGGCTCCGTTCAGCTCACCGGCACGATTACCATCTCGCCCTTCGAGAACACCCTGACCTACCGGATCTACGGTCCGGCGGGGGAGGGCCTCGACGGCGGCCCGCTGATGGTGGCATCGGAGGACATGGGCACACCCGGCACCTTCAACGTTGCGATCGATCTGGCGGGGATCCCGGCCGGTACCCGGATCCGCCTGGAGGTGTTGGACCTCAGCGCGGCGGACGGCTCGCTGTTGGCGATGGATTCTGTGTTGTTGCGGGTGATCTGAGCCGCGCCTGCCTACAACCCGGCTCGCCCATTCATCGCTTCCGTATTTCCCGCGCGCCGGTTCCCTGGCGCATGTTTATGAAGAAAACCTCTCCGGTTCCGATTTTTCTGCTAAAACCAATAGCAAGATCTTATAGCCACAGAGAGCACAAAGGGCACAATATAAATTTTCTATGTTTTTTTGTATCTGCTCAGCCTCAGTAATACTGAAATGAAATCCTGCTCTTTTCCATCCTCACCCCTATCCCCTGGCCCCGTCCCCCTCTCCTGGAATAAGTCAGGAGAGGGGGACGGGGTTGTGGGGTTGGGGGTGAGGAAAGGGCAGGAACGGGGGGCTGAGGAGATACGTTTTTTTTGTGTCCTCTGTACCCTCTGTGGCAAGAGGTCTGACCTTGGGTAAGGAAAAGGACGGCCGCAAAGAGCTCAAAGGGCACAGAATAATCGATTCGAAAAAATTCTGTGGATTTTGTGCTGTTTGTGGCGATTATTTATCCCTCATGGGTTTATAGAATTGGATAAAGCGAAAATTCTCCCGAGGCGACATTCGGGTTATACGCGGTTTGTCCATCCCGCCGTCCCATATTTCTCATTCGCCAATTCATCAGCGCGCGTTTTCTCTGATTCGGAGAGTTCCCCGCGCTGAAATTCGATTTCAAACGTTTCGGCGAAGCCGCGCGCGACGGCGTCAGCCGCCTCCCGCCAGGAAACCTCGCGCCCGAGCAGTTCGCCGAGCGTCGCCGCGCGGCGGCGGATCCGTTCCGGAGTGGTTTCGGCCTTGGCGAGGACCTGCAGAATGCGGGAGAGGTCCCCGCCTAAGGGGAGTGCACCGTGCTGCAGCACGCCGCCCAGCCGCCGCGCCTGCGCGCTGCCGATCAACTTCCGCCAGCCCGAGGAAATTTCATATTTGGAGGGGATTTCGAAACAGACCGGATTGCCCGAGGCGCGCGCCCGGCCGCCGGAATCGGCCCGCACGTCCGCGCCCAGGCGCCGCAATCCGGAAAGCAAACCCAGGCTCAGCCGGCGGTAGCTTTCCAGCACGCCGCCCCGCATCAACGGGTGGCTTTCCGGCGCGGTGATCGAATAAGTCAGCTCGTCGGTATGCAGGATCGCGCGGCCGCCGGTCGGCCGGCGCACCAATCCCCAGCCCAGGCGTTGCAGCGCTTCGCGGTTAACGTCCGCCGCCGGCTGGGCGAATCCCAGCGAGAGCGTAGGAGGCTCCCAGGCGTACAGGCGCAGGGTGGGCAGGCTGCGCCCGGCCGCCGTTTCTTCCAGCAAGGCTTCGTCGACGGCCATGTTCGAGGCGCCGTCGCGGGGCGGATCATAGACCAGACGCCAGATATCCATGGGAAGGAATTATATCCATGCCGCTACCCCTTGCTGTTTCCCCGACCCAACCCGCTTCTCTTTTCTGCGAAGGGGAACCGGAATCTGTTCCGAGCGCCTGTCCCGAGCGTCTGTCCCGAGCGACGCGAGGGAAGGCGAAGTAAAGCGACGGGAAGCCGGGGTTGGGAGGATAGGACAGTATGCGTCACGGGCAGGGATGAGAGGACAGAGTTTGGATCAAGATTAAAAACTGCAGGGACGACCTTCAACCCCCCTTACCAAAATATGGAGGGGATAAAAGGGAGGGGTCGGGTATAATCCCTCCACCACATCCCTTCCACCGCGATCGATGACCCTTCGCCTGGCGCTGTGTTTCCTCTTCCACCAACCCCTGTGCGAGCATGCGGACCGGGCAACCCGCATCGGCTACCGCGGCGTGCTGGACGTGCTGGGCAGCCACCCCCGTTTGAAAATCAACCTGATGCTCTCCGGCCCGCTGATCGAAGCGCTCGCCTGGTTTGATCCGGCGTTTCTCGAAACGGTGAAATCCGGCTTGCAGGCGGGCCGCTTCCGCCTGCTCGGGAGCACGTACGCGCAGTGCCTGCTCCCGGCCGGCGACGATGCCGACAACGTCCGCCAGATCGCGGTCCACCGCGCGGCGCTGAAGAAGTATTTCGAAGCCGAACCGGCGGCCTTCTGGCCCCCGCACGGCGCCTTTGCGGCGCGGCACGCCGGCATGCTGGTGGACGCCGGCTACCGCACCCTCGCGCTGGAGGATGGCGCCCTGCGGGCGGCCGGGACGGATGCGCCGCGAGTAGGCCGGATTGCCGCCGGCGGCGGGCAATTAAACGCGGCCTGGAGCGACGCCCGCCTGAGGGACTGCCTGGATTTCGCCGCCTGGTTCCGCCGGCGCGGCGTCCTGGAGGAGGCCCTCGACCTTTGGCGGAAGCATCCGGACGCGGACCGGCTGTTTCCGGTCTGCGCCGAGGACGCCGCCGCCTTCGGCCTGTGGGGATACGACTTCGGGCTGGATCCGCGGGCGGACGCCGCCGGCTTGGACGAACTGCTGGATTGGCTCGAACGCGCAGATGGGATCGAATTTGCTTTTCTGGAGGATGCCCCGGAAGGGGAGGAACCGATCGAGCTTAAGGGCCCGGTTTGGAGCCGTTTGATGGACCGGGCGCTGGCGGATCCGGATTTTCCCCTCCACGAGGAGGGGTACGCCGATTGGGGCGACTTCCAAAACCGCGCCCCGCGGCTCAAGCATTTCCGCATGATGCACACCGCCGCCAGGTTGCGGATGGCCGCCTCCGAGGCGGCGCTGGCCGTGTCCGAAGAATCGGCGGCGGCCACAGCGCCCGGCCCCGGACGCGGATTGATGGCCCTCGCCGAGCGGGTATATTGCGCCCACCAAGACAGGTTCGGAGCGGTGGGCGTGGGCGGGCGCGGCGATCCGGCTTGGGAGGGGATCGGCGCGGCGATCGCGGTGGCCAAGGCCGCCGAACTCGCCGCCTCCGCGCCAAGCGCCCCGTTCGAAGCGCACATCGACGATCTGACCGGAGACGGCGAGGATGAAGTCCTGCTCCGCAAGGGGGACCGGCTGGCTCTGCTTTCGCCTTACGGCGGAAGGCTGTTGAAATGGGCCGACCTGGCCCGCGGCCAACTGTTGGTCGGAAATCCGCTGGCCGTCCCCACCGGCACGATCCTGATCGAGGCCAAACCGCCGGAGTTCGCGCCCATGCCCGACGATTGGCTTCCGCAGGAGGGCGATCCGCTCCCGGAAATGCAGGCGGAGGGGGGCGAACGGCGACTGCCGCGGTTGGAGCGGCAAAACCTTCCGCTGATAACCGGGCCGCTTCCGGTTTGGCCGCGCCTGCGTTCCGCGGAATTGCGGCCCTCCTTGCCGGCGCGGCGCCGCGCGCTGAACGACTACTTCTCACTCGACGACGGACCGGAGGAGAAGGCCGATCCGCGGATGGATTTCCGCCTGGCGGAAGGGGCGGTGGTGTTCCTGCGCTTCTTCGGCTACCGCCTGCGGCTCCTCAAACGCGTCAGCCTGACCGCCAGCGGCGTGCGCGCGGTCTACCGCTTCCGCAACGTCGACATGCGCGCCGTGCGGGTGCGCCTGCGGATCGTTTCCGAAGTCTGCCCGGATTATCAGGCCGCGCTGGATT
Coding sequences:
- a CDS encoding GxxExxY protein — translated: MNENEISQIVVKSAIEVHRTLGGPGLLEFVYEQALEWELKNAGLAVERQLELPVRYKGVVLAVPLRLDLVVGKIVIVECKATTENHPVFESQLLTYLRISGLHLGLLVNFGFPVVARGISRVVNKLEETETPRYELTTPRQSGV
- a CDS encoding HAMP domain-containing protein codes for the protein MRLPNLQAIRWKIALPQLGMFLSILLGLLLFLTGFVRQAYLETLTNRLEAECRLLAASVLALRQGGASVSELDALARSAGGSLGLRMTIIDSDGTVLGDSEADFAAMENHLTRPEVQQALAQGHGSSVRHSATTGIETLYVAVPMTKADSPAGYVRLAVPLAEVNAYVRNLETTLLAAMGIAVFASLILSVFAAQRTTRPLEELTEAANQVADGQLQTTLLPIGRDEIGRLTEAFNIMTRHLRLQFESLRTERGKLAAVLSQMTDGMAILDPQGKITLINPAARQMFGIAEEKALGATIVEAFRYYQLVDLWRNCRDSGKPQAATVELAPEGLLLQAVATPLGESLSGSILLLFQDLTKLRRLETVRRDFIANISHELRTPLASLQSLAETMQSGAVEDPAASGRFLGLMLSEIDTMHQTLRELLELSKIESGELPLTAKAVDPAALWNSAVRRLQTLAERNGLTLENRTPENLPPVLADSEKIEQVMMNLLHNAIKFTPAGGSIVVSTQTDEQEGTFSIRDTGVGVAEEDLPRIFERFYKADRSRSGGGTGLGLSIARHIIERHGGRIWAESEEGKGTAFFFTLPIASAS
- a CDS encoding response regulator transcription factor, which codes for MPEKILIVEDETALRETLAYTLEREGFDVRTAEDGNLALAAARDQVPDIVLLDIMLPGIDGFEVCRKLRAETNVPILMLTARENEIDRVVGLEMGADDYITKPFHMRELIARIKAQLRRVRLVREEKAPPASKELPPEGPILCGDLSINIARSEVLRGGVPLPLKPKEYELLVYFARHRGQALSREQILQRVWSWEYTGDSRTVDVHVRWLREKIENDPAHPVRLVTVRSAGYRFEG
- a CDS encoding DUF4230 domain-containing protein translates to MTKAQVWVLIAGVLIILAAGVGMAAYAIAKPVNDITGLPDKLAEKIEEIAHPTPTIYPDPVTVVREIRSLSRLETVQYTVEKVITAETNQGPFGFLFGDKLLLVAHGTVVAGIDLGRLETGDVRIDAGGAVYMVVPAAEVFVATLDEDKTYVYHRETGLLASGVKDLETAARQAAQEEILKAALEDGILGTAMINGQSFLQRFVLSLGFRSIVFIEATPVPAGSTSPPIPTVTATP
- a CDS encoding lipoate--protein ligase family protein, with the translated sequence MDIWRLVYDPPRDGASNMAVDEALLEETAAGRSLPTLRLYAWEPPTLSLGFAQPAADVNREALQRLGWGLVRRPTGGRAILHTDELTYSITAPESHPLMRGGVLESYRRLSLGLLSGLRRLGADVRADSGGRARASGNPVCFEIPSKYEISSGWRKLIGSAQARRLGGVLQHGALPLGGDLSRILQVLAKAETTPERIRRRAATLGELLGREVSWREAADAVARGFAETFEIEFQRGELSESEKTRADELANEKYGTAGWTNRV